One genomic region from Apteryx mantelli isolate bAptMan1 chromosome 7, bAptMan1.hap1, whole genome shotgun sequence encodes:
- the BLOC1S2 gene encoding biogenesis of lysosome-related organelles complex 1 subunit 2 — translation MATAAEGLPEAGAQPAKQDPAVETAEEAKEPAEADINELCKDMFNKMATYLTGELTATSEDYKLLENMNKLTSLKYLEMKDIAINISRNLKDLNQKYAALQPYLEQINLIEEQVAALEQAAYKLDAYSKKLEAKYKKLEKR, via the exons ATGGCGACCGCGGCGGAGGGGCTGCCCGAGGCCGGCGCGCAGCCCGCCAAGC AGGACCCTGCTGTTGAAACAGCAGAGGAAGCTAAGGAACCGGCAGAAGCAGACATCAATGAACTTTGTAAAGACATGTTCAACAAAATGGCCACTTACTTAACAGGTGAACTGACAG CCACCAGTGAAGACTACAAACTCTTGGAAAACATGAACAAGCTGACTAGCTTGAAGTACCTGGAAATGAAAGATATTGCTATAAACATCAGTAGAAATCTGAAGGATTTAAATCAAAAAT atgCTGCTCTTCAGCCATATCTGGAACAGATCAACCTAATCGAGGAGCAGGTTGCAGCTTTGGAGCAGGCAGCTTACAAATTGGATGCATATTCCAAAAAGCTTG aagcCAAGTACAAAAAACTGGAGAAACGATGA